In Salarias fasciatus chromosome 2, fSalaFa1.1, whole genome shotgun sequence, one genomic interval encodes:
- the LOC115403789 gene encoding protocadherin alpha-C2-like, with the protein MVFFLAAFVLYALWPAALCVTRYSIAEEMERGSVVANLAGDLGLELGSLAQREVKLDIFTNKKYLDFNKKTGELYIVEKMDREYLCLAKSPCFLKLDFIIESPLRIFNIELGITDINDNAPHFRRDRVELDVSESASPGERFSLPNAVDPDVGINTIKTYKLSVSQHFTIEIQTGSDGTQYVDLVLTKSLDREENAVHNLILTAVDGGIPVRTGTASIVVRVQDTNDNPPQFDQQIYNINMTENSPIGTLVTKLKAKDLDEGLNSEIVYSFTLYTSEKTQDVFAINPNTGEITVKGTIDYEDMTLYEMHIEARDKGKNPLLGQCKVIVHVTDMNDNYPEIIIESVKNTVDENIPVGSVIALVGISDRDTGDNGKVSLSIHQPMPFTLNESSDRPMHYKLIVSEPLDREKVPEYDIILIVTDAGKPPLSDNETISVHILDVNDNAPQFPQSFYTIRVMENNAPGALLSSLTAFDPDLHENQYLVYFIIEKEIANTSMSMLFSINPENGNLYALKTFDYEIEKEFLFHIEARDSGSPPLSSNVTVHIIIVDQNDNAPVIVSPWRAHGSVVEEKIPRSTDKGSLVTKVIALDTDSVHNSRITYQFLQVTDATLFSLDQYNGEIRTMRMFSYRDPRHQRLVVVAKDNGQPALSATVTIKLSTVETAVKAYSDMTEMPLEYDIFSDLNLYLVIGLGSVSFLLLITILVTIVLKCQKPKPSKTAAPCRNSVISERNSTIADSTLVSNDAYWYSLFLAETRKGKLVVRQPMPKGSRYIVSSIPRGTGLTDTSDSAASTLQVTNHDKTTTLTERQTSRGMDSSVVLKQDD; encoded by the coding sequence ATGGTATTTTTCCTTGCTGCCTTTGTCTTGTACGCTCTCTGGCCCGCCGCTTTGTGTGTGACACGGTACTCCATAGCCGAGGAGATGGAGAGGGGCTCCGTTGTAGCCAACCTCGCTGGTGATTTGGGACTCGAGCTGGGAAGTTTGGCCCAGAGAGAGGTAAAACTTGATATTTTCACTAACAAGAAATATCTCGATTTCAACAAGAAGACGGGGGAACTGTATATCGTAGAGAAGATGGACAGGGAATATCTTTGTCTCGCAAAATCTCCATGTTTTTTAAAGCTTGATTTTATTATCGAGAGCCCTTTGCGCATTTTCAACATAGAGCTTGGAATAACAGACATAAACGACAACGCTCCACATTTCAGACGAGACAGAGTAGAGCTGGACGTGTCGGAGTCTGCATCACCGGGAGAGAGGTTCTCACTGCCCAATGCCGTGGACCCAGATGTTGGtattaatacaattaaaacatacaaacttAGTGTTAGTCAACATTTCACCATTGAAATTCAGACTGGCAGCGACGGAACTCAGTATGTGGACTTGGTTCTGACTAAGTCCTTAGATAGAGAGGAGAATGCTGTTCACAATTTAATACTGACTGCTGTGGATGGAGGCATCCCGGTGCGCACAGGCACTGCTAGTATTGTGGTGAGAGTGCAGGACACGAACGACAATCCTCCTCAATTTGATCAACAGATATACAATATTAACATGACAGAAAATTCCCCGATAGGAACCTTAGTGACGAAGCTCAAAGCTAAAGATCTTGATGAGGGTCTGAATTCTGAGATAGTGTACTCATTCACCCTTTACACGTCTGAGAAAACACAAGATGTCTTTGCTATAAATCCAAACACTGGAGAGATCACTGTGAAAGGAACAATAGATTATGAGGATATGACGCTTTATGAAATGCACATCGAAGCTCGAGACAAAGGGAAAAATCCTCTATTGGGGCAGTGTAAAGTTATAGTCCATGTCACCGACATGAATGATAATTACCCAGAGATCATCATAGAGTCAGTTAAAAACACAGTTGATGAGAACATACCTGTAGGCAGTGTCATTGCACTGGTAGGCATAAGTGACAGAGATACGGGTGATAATGGCAAAGTAAGCTTATCTATCCATCAACCCATGCCCTTTACTCTAAATGAATCATCAGACAGGCCAATGCATTACAAGCTTATAGTATCTGAGCCTCTAGATAGGGAAAAAGTGCCTGAATATGATATCATACTGATTGTGACAGATGCAGGAAAACCACCTCTGTCTGACAATGAAACAATAAGTGTGCATATATTAGATGTCAATGACAATGCACCACAATTCCCACAGTCATTTTATACCATACGTGTAATGGAGAATAATGCACCTGGAGCCTTGCTCAGCTCCCTCACTGCCTTTGACCCTGACCTCCATGAAAACCAGTATCTAGTTTACTTCATCATAGAGAAGGAGATAGCCAACACCTCCATGTCCATGCTGTTCTCCATCAATCCAGAGAACGGGAATCTTTATGCACTAAAAACTTTTGACTATGAGATTGAGAAGGAGTTTCTTTTCCACATCGAGGCCCGAGACTctggctctcctcctctcagcagcaATGTGACTGTCCACATCATTATTGTGGACCAGAATGACAACGCTCCAGTCATTGTCTCTCCGTGGCGTGCTCACGGCTCAGTGGTGGAGGAAAAGATCCCCAGATCCACTGATAAAGGCTCCCTGGTGACCAAAGTCATCGCTTTGGACACAGACTCAGTGCACAACTCTCGGATTACCTACCAGTTTCTCCAGGTGACTGACGCCACCTTGTTCAGCCTGGATCAATACAACGGAGAGATCCGGACCATGAGGATGTTCAGCTACAGAGATCCACGCCACCAGCGGCTGGTTGTTGTTGCCAAGGACAACGgacagcctgctctgtctgctaCAGTCACCATCAAGCTGTCCACAGTGGAGACTGCAGTGAAGGCCTACTCTGACATGACTGAGATGCCTCTGGAATATGACATCTTCTCAGACCTCAACCTGTACTTGGTGATCGGTCTGGGTTCAgtgtcctttctgctgctcatcaccATTCTGGTCACCATCGTGCTCAAGTGTCAGAAACCCAAGCCcagcaaaacagctgctccctgCAGGAACAGTGTGATCAGTGAGCGGAACTCCACCATCGCTGACTCCACTCTGGTGTCCAACGACGCCTACTGGTACAGTCTGTTTCTGGCCGAGACCAGGAAAGGAAAGCTGGTGGTCAGACAGCCTATGCCCAAGGGCTCCAGATACATCGTGTCCAGCATCCCGAGAGGGACAGGACTGACTGACACGAGTGACTCAGCAGCATCCACTCTGCAGGTAA